One genomic region from Vigna radiata var. radiata cultivar VC1973A unplaced genomic scaffold, Vradiata_ver6 scaffold_431, whole genome shotgun sequence encodes:
- the LOC106778725 gene encoding trypsin inhibitor DE-3-like, giving the protein MASKMLFALFLLSVLTFYPPSITAFLTDGSGHILHNGGIYYIKPHIFSQGGGIRRIKTGNETSRLSVVQSPIETDSGLPLKISSPFKVTFIPQGPVFINFVDDSVGDNSLEWTAVEVLYEGTFVKVGYQNSLKGYFVIQQGSSANTVNLSFCILGGSLCGNVVIVKDEAGNRLLAVNQNKAYDFILTPVQQPRLNEPLSMKTSA; this is encoded by the coding sequence ATGGCGAGTAAAATGCTTTTTgctctcttccttctttctgTCCTAACCTTTTACCCTCCTTCAATCACTGCTTTTCTCACGGACGGGAGTGGTCACATCCTGCATAATGGTGGCATATACTATATAAAGCCACACATATTTTCGCAGGGAGGTGGAATTCGACGAATTAAAACTGGAAACGAAACTAGCCGTCTTTCAGTTGTGCAGTCTCCCATTGAAACCGATTCAGGGCTTCCATTGAAAATTTCATCCCCATTCAAAGTCACATTTATCCCTCAAGGCCCTGTGTTTATTAACTTCGTAGATGATTCCGTCGGTGACAACTCTCTCGAGTGGACCGCTGTTGAGGTTCTGTATGAAGGAACCTTCGTTAAAGTTGGCTACCAAAATTCACTCAAAGGTTACTTCGTTATTCAGCAAGGTTCCTCAGCCAATACCGTCAACCTTTCGTTCTGTATACTTGGCGGCAGCCTATGCGGTAATGTTGTCATTGTTAAGGATGAAGCAGGGAACAGGCTTTTGGCCGTCAATCAGAATAAAGCATACGATTTTATTCTTACGCCAGTTCAACAGCCGCGTCTAAATGAACCACTATCCATGAAAACTAGTGCTTGA